In the Hermetia illucens chromosome 1, iHerIll2.2.curated.20191125, whole genome shotgun sequence genome, accgcgaccttccgtacgatagccttgcgctctaaccgctcagctatccggacacccaattattattactttaaatAAATGGAATAAGAAATGTTGAATAgctttctctttccaaatttccGATATTTACAAACACACCATCTATGATAACGAAAACGTAAGtaatttgataatataataaatacgcAACTGTCTGTCCCCTTGCAAAGTAGAAATAATTCAGTGAATAGGTGGACCCAATACTGATTTATTGCCATTTAAATCACGAAACGATATCCGATTGGAATAAAGATCTAATTTTCCACTTAATAATATCTTTTACCTTCACCAATGGATAGCAATGAGCATCTTTTATAGAATAGAGCAGCACTTAAGACTATATCAACTCGAAAAAgccaagataaaaaaaaataaattggaaaCAAAACATGCGATAACCAAGCATCCACTCTGTGACATGAATAATATAACATGCAAAGCTTACCCTTGATTGTCCTGGTCATCTTATAGTTCATATTCCCTTAATGCATTAAAGTTTAACTGAATAAGATCAGGATTCTTATGTTAGGATGTTAGTATCAATGAAAATTAGTCATTTAGTAGAGGTTTCATTAAAGTTTATCTTTTTCTGTTCCTGGAAGAAAAGATCCATTAGTCGAATGGAAGAGATGTAATAAGTTTAGTGTAAAAATGAAACAGAAACTTCGCAGATATTACATTAGAAAAATGCTTTTAGCAAAAACGAACAATGTATTCATGATAATTGCAAACAGGTATTACCTCTGATCaccaaaatgttaaaaattatctAAGTATTTAATGAATTCAAGAAAAAACGCAACTTCTATAAATAGGCAAAAAATAACTACTACatgcaataataaaaaacaTAGAAACGTGTAACGAAATTTTATTCATTGCTAAATATTTACAACGTTTTGATCGAAGTTTTACAAAAACAATTTGGATTGGATTGCATGAAATTTACATGTGAGTTTTTGCTAAAAGCACTTAATAAAATGAACACTAAAACATCTCACTATAATAAAACTTTGAGCAAAatatacaaaagaaaaattttacattAACACGGACAAAAGCTTTGATCGTtctaatacaaaattttgataaaaaaaaccaTTCAATGCATGGTAAATATATTACAGGATGAAAACAAACGATTTTAAtaccaaaatatttaaatgtggAGATGCGGATTATTTCTTTTCTGAATGTATCTCATGATTAGATTTACAACTAAATGCCAACTAGGCGCATTTACCAATAGGAAAATTATAACCTGAATTCTTGATATGAATTGAAGGACAATCTGGTTTGTCTATAGCAAACCTTGGCTCATTTTCCCTTAAAACGATCCacatttggtttaaattctttcgGCCTCGCGCTCACCCACATCTTGGTAAATTCACGGTGGAAAATTCGAGTGAAAAAAAAGTGTCTCAAAAGCGTTATAAAATCGAAACGCGAAAATCGACAGCTTTAGTCATTcgccatgttgtgtgacgtcaCAACTCGAACCAAGAAACTCCAATAGACCGACAGTTGGCAGTTACTggcaatttttaaaccattataattaacaaatgagcgTTGCCAATTGTTTTTTTAACAGATATGAGAATTGggcaggtgaaactactatttcggcgtAAAAAAACATATAGTCATTTTCTAACGCGGGAAGTCTATCATTGACGGGAGTCGAAAACGTCGTCATGAATTTCATCGCAAATTCGGAAAACTACGTTTAATAGATAGGTAAAAAACGAGACATGCCAGAACAGGGAACTTATTCGCGAGCCAGTTaaggaatttaaaaaaattatctgagCTTGCTGTGGTTCTGACGAAAAAAAGGAAAGTGCTCGTACAGCAAGAGGAAGACTTGTCAAAGTGGATATTAACGGTTGTGGAGTCAGAATGGAAGCCTTAGCTTTTGGAAcgagacaaaaaaaaatcgtgtTTAAGAATATTATCTGGATTGTGATACGGCCACTGTTATGCACGGAAAAAACAGTTTTATGCTGTTGAAATGTATGAATGTTAGTGGGATCGGGAAAATGATCTTTTGTAAAGGTCAGATAAACAGTGAGAAGTATATAAATGTATTAGAAACTGGCTTGATGCCTCCAATAACGCACATTTATAGTAACACCGACTTGAATAGTGTTAAACTATAACAAGTTAACTCACCCTATTACAAATCAGCTACCGCAATGGATAGATCTAGCGGGAATAACATTGTTTTGTTAGATTGGCCGGCCCAATCCCCGGATGTGAACCCCATCGCACATATGGGGCAACCGAAAGCACAAAGTAAGGGAGCACGAATAGATCCACGGATCCACGAATAGAACACCGCAAGCACTCAATAATTTGCGAAGCTAATATAGGAGTATAATGTAAATGATAATCGAAtcgattaaatttttttcattttttacgcTAAACAAGAAAAAGACATAAAATATTGGCCAAGGCTGTATGTACAACAAAGATCAAAtatttgagcgataccatgactgtttgattgtggatgaaatccggctcaattccactaatctgtatggatgacgaTGTACTACCAATCCGGAAAATGTATAGGAGAAAAATCTATCGTAGAAAATTAAGACGACAAACAGCCGCTGGGAATATCAAATTAGTGGACTTCGGTGTAAACACGGAAtgtctgaagtttcttattaaggcaggcctagaccgaataccgcatattacgccgttaatgatgatgaaatatacagtcgtcggatcaacagATATTTGACCGGTAGTGACCATCGTAAATGCTCCAGCGATTTTTTACTAAGAAAATACGTCTGTGCATACCAGCAGGAAGATGATATATTTTTtccaatagaaaaaaatcaaaaacgcACTCGATTATCTCAATATAGAATGGCTGGAAGACCATAAATTTTGGggtgaaattttccaaaaacgcattcaaaaatCATACAGAAGTCTTCCAAAACGAATGTATGAAATAGCGAAGGTTCAACTCGGTACTAGTGCAAAAATAAAGACAAAATTTCCAtatcttcgtttttttttttcaatatttcctctAAATTTCTCCTAAAACCTCAACCTCtgagaaaaatataattatttttaagtAGAACTCTGTATATATTAGTCTGCCTGCCCAATTTGAAAAGCATCCAGTAGTTTAATAAATAACGAGGAATGTTAAAAAAACTAGCACTTTTTTGCGCGAACTGTACCACGTTCGTAAATAAAAAACAACTTCCACAAAATAGGAAATGCAAAATTCCACTGGATCTACTATCAATTCAAATCCATTTTACATGTACAGTAGAAGCAGTCAAACCTAACACTCCAAAACCGAACAGAATTGGCGAATTTCGCGCTTTTCATGTAACAGTCTAGCAGTTCATAAAATTGGTTTTGCTTACAAATGTATTAATGTCTGTCTGGATTTGGTTTAACCAAACTAGGAAAAGTGGAACTATTTTAACAGACCTTTCAATCAAAGAGCAACCGATGATGTTTCCAAATCGACTAAGACTTGAAAAGCCACTCTCAGCTCCTGAAGGTTGGCTGGAAACGTGGAAAACAGGGCATGCAATCCTACAATTTCTGGAGAAAAGCGGCTCTACAACCTCAACGAAAGGGTCTTAATGACAAAATGCTCCCACGAAAAAGTTCTGCTTCTAAGCAGAAGCAGTGTGTGTGGATATAAGCAGTCCAAAAAGAAGTTGACCGTAGTTATGTGTAGGTAATGCAAGTGGGAGCCATAAATTTTCCCTTTTGATAAGTGAACCAAGGAAGCAAAGGACCTTTAAAAACTTGGGGCTTGCGGTCCTTTCCGGTTCATTATTGATTCGAAAATCTGCATAAGTGGACGCTGTGCTATTTACAAGCTAATTCGATGAAATGTTTATATCTGAGGTTTCTGTACATTTGAGAACGACTGTAAATCTGAGTCGTGTATAAACTGTACTCGCACTTTCTGTCCTTTTGAAGAGGACTGGGTGCTGTATACATAACCAAGTATAAACTAAAGTGCAGCGTTAAGACCGTGAATCCATTAGCAAAGCCGAGAAGAggaattttccagaaaattaAATGTACGATAGGATACTGAATACGGAAGGCCATGGAATGAGAATGTTCTGTCGGAAATTCGAAAATGAATTCGCAGCTTTCCAAAGAGAAGAAGTATCAAGCGAGCCTAAGCAATTAGGAAGCGTTGTACTATCATAAAACTCTAAACTAGGAACAGGATAAGGGCACTTCAATTAGAATCGGCAACAGGGGGTCTTAGAGATGATTTCCTCTAGCATCAGGTCAGGGAATCCTATTTATCGGAAAATTTAAAGACCAGAAGGATAGTCCGCCTGAAAATTCGCCACTCAGATCTACCTAGAACTCGAAGATTTCTGAGGAAGcttcaaatgaaaaattcaaattcaaaaaaaagcacgatcaaaaattatattttgggCTGACCTAACAAATTGTCCATTGTCCAATCAGGGAGGAGGGAAGCTCCGAGCTGTTGaacaagaataaatataataaaaatcgttggcgcaacaatctaacgGTGCCCTATAGtgcaatgtaggaggcaatgtggtcagcagatactaattcacagctgagacgactggtatcctacatgcagtcacgataacaaatccctgtgCCACCACTGAattttaaaccgcgaccttccgctacgtagcccagtgctctaaccactcgagcCATCCGAACAAGGATATACTTtgagtttattgaaaaaaaggCAGCACACTCCACCCAGAACAATAAAAAGGGGCTCCCATTTTACAACTGTACTAATCATGGGCTTGCGGCTTGTCCTTGCAAAATTAAGAAACAACTGAAACGCTACAAGCAAGCACAAGTTTTCCAACTCTTCTTTCTTCCAAAAATACTCAAAGAAAGAGTTTACGTAGATTTCTACGAAAACAATGTAGCCAGTCAAGTTGACATCTCCGCCGATTCTTTTAGCATCGAAAAATCCTAATGACGAGTGAACAAAGTCACGATCAAATCACTGTGAAGGAAAGAAAATACGCTTCTCATACTTCACAGTAGGAATGCTGGGATAGATTCACTTTGATCTATCTGGACCGatggaaaaatatttacattttacATTTACAAAGTAGACGAAAACATTCATAAAATTCAagcaattatcaaaaaattAGAACGGAGAGAATCAAACCAATAATGGATGTTAAAACGTAAACAAAAGGcaggagaatattctgaaagcAAACAAATCCCGATACCAACAATTCAAATGATCCTAGCGTGTGCAATTCCTACACTACCGAGAACGGGGAATCACTCAATCAGAGAAATTTCTCATCTGCAGGGAGTTTCAGCTTAGTAACGATCCAGATCctcaaaaaaataaaggaaaattcaTCTGTGGCATTTTCAAAGCGGGCAAACTTTGGACGAAAAAGGAAGACCACCTTGGTCAGAACGGAAAATTGCTGCTGCAAACCGCAGAGATCCTTTGTGGGGGCTCAATAAGTTGGTCCATGATACTGGCGTGGAAATTTTGAAGTGAACTTTGCGATGGAGATTGGATGATGCCGGCTTTCACCCGATACGGCCGATAAAAAAAGCACGCTTAactgagaaaatgaaaaaagcAAGATTTGCATTCGTTCAGGAATATTCAAAATTCGGCGTACGATTTCCTTAAATTTAAAAGCAGTAATtgtaatgtttttatataatattcaATATTATCCAATATTTATCAGACAGTGTTTTCTTTCGAATCGACGTTCCAATGCCTTGCGGAAGCCAGTAGGTTTGTCAGAAGACGTAGGGGAAAGAAGTCGAATTAGTCCTGCATTGACCGTTAGACATCCACCATCTGTAATGGCATGGAAAAATCCCTTTACTTCCATAGCCAGGAAACTCGTCGAAGCAGTCATAAACTAATGAAACTATAGAACTAATACTCAATTGAGGGTGAATTTTCATGGCGATTTGTAGTCGCTGACGccacaaaattaataattggTATCTACTCCTTGTCGACAAGTTATTGCTCCTCCCCCTTAAGCCTTGCACCGAAAGATAATGACGAGtggagaaaaaaattatttggttGACCATTGATGTGATGAACGCGTTCCAACAAATACCCGGCGCTGAGGATAATGACTTTCCAACGATACATAGATGGAgttttgaagatatttttcgTCACTTGAAGAACTTACTTGTCATGCTCAAATATTGTTCACGCGACTAAGAAAATTGGATGTAATGATTAAATCTTCAAAGTGCGTATTTGGGCAAGACAGTGTTAAAGTAAAATTTCTCGGTTACGAAGCTAATGGCAATGGTATCCAACCTCTCAATGCAAAAGTTAGATGCGATAAGAAACTTTCCGTGACCAGACACAATAAAGCGGCTTGGCAAGTTCCTAGGCATATCGAACATTTATATCTTAGGTTCTCAAGTTCTACTTAATAAGCAGAAAGGCGTTTAGGAAAGCTAAAGAGAGTCTAGCGCAGGCCGTATTATTTGCACATAAAAAGTCAAGCTATTTGCTAGCGATCATCAATCACTTTTCCGAGCTGAGCGCAAATACTGTGCATATGAGCGGGAACTGTTAGCCATATAAGCTATGTAGTACGAGTATTTTTGGCACATGCGAGAGGTAAgaccttttttatttttaccgACCACAAACCGATTGCATATGCATTCAGGAAAAGGAACCAGCAGTGAACACCACCTCAATCCGTTTTGGATTTAATCGGATAAATCTCCAATGATATCGAACACATTCCTTGGAAAAAAATGTCGGTTTCGATGATGGAAGAAATTAAGGACCGGCTGGACctcaaggaaatgaaatctgcaCAAAAACAGACTCAGGAATTGCAGAGTTTGATAAGTGACAACTCAATATCCTTGCATCTCAAAGGTATAAAATTCTTGAGGCTGATATCTTTGATATGTGACGTCCCTACATTCCTGGGTAGTTTCGCCGCAAAATCTTTAATCGTCTATACAAGCTACGTAATCCAGGAGTTAACGCCACAATAAAAATCATAACACAGCGTTATGTGTGGTCGTCGataaggataataataataataataatcgttggcgcaacaatccatgttggatcagggccttgaagtgtgttagagcagccAATCCAAGGGTTCAACCAGGTGTCATAGGCTCTTTGAACCGAAATTTTACAAACAGTATTGAAATTCGTTCAACTTGAAGGAAAGACAACCATCAACTACACCAGCAGTGTTATATATACAACAACTGCAACCACCAAGAGAATTACAAACCTCGGAACTTATTCAAACCTTGAGAGAACTCATAGGAGACACTCGTTTGATGTTTCATGGAGACTTTTGTTCTGAATCGTGAAAAGAAACTCCATCCAAAAGCACAGCCATAAATCCCAGGAGTGAAGAACagcaaattttagatatttaatCATTGCAAATCTAACATGAAACCGATCGAAAATTCTGGTATTAAAATCAAAAGCATCTTTGAAAGCCACATTTCATCATGGCAactaaatattcaaaaaacaaaTGAGTTGTACATAATCAATAAAAACGGCAAATTCCACATAAGCAAAAACATCCTTTAGCATGCTAGTAACCTACACTATTACCGTATCGATGATAAATCTCTTAAAACTTATAACGCCACTCCAATCCAATTACCTCTCCACAGCAAGGATCTTCGTATTCCCCGTCGCTCGTCTGCCGCCTGCTACCAAGTGGATCTCTACAGAAAGAGCTGTTACTGCTTTCCCCATTTCCAGTACTGCTATCATAATAGAAGAATTGAGCCACAGCCCTCGGCGAATCCTGCAAAAATCATTTCCATATAGTGAAAATCAAATCATTTTAATTAATCTCTCCAACGAGTAACTTACCAAATTGCTCCTTTTTTCATCGTCCGAACGATCCGAATATTGTGTAACATTTACATTTTTATGATGCAAATTTTCTAGGAAAATATCACTAGTTTGAGACAAATCTGACTTACTTAGAACTCGAGCTCTAGGGGGACTGTCTTTTTCGTGGCTATTATTGAAAGAAGTCGATGGAATTGGTTCTACGGTGGCTGGCGGCTGGGGAGTGGAAGAAGTTAACGGACGCTCTGTTTCTATGAATTGCTCAGAATTCGCTTGGAGAGTCGCTGTTGCAAATGATGTTGATGGAATGGCATCTGCAACTGTTGTGTATGATGTTGACGGAGTGGCatctgttgcagaaaatgttggTTGGCTAACACCTGCAGTTGTGATAAATGATGTTGATGGAATGTTAGTCGCAGATGATGCTGGGTAAGTGACAGTAGCGCCAGACGCTGGCCAACCGTACTCTACTACAGGTGGATTACCCATGCTGATGTTTTGGGGAGGCGACGGAAGCATAGCTACATAATCCACCTCTTGTGGTCGAATGCTAGAATGAGGCGTCATTGGAACATTTTGACGTTCCGAAGTTATAGGATGATCATTAGTAGACCGTATATTTCGTTTCTTATTGTGAAGAGAATCTTCACTTTGTTGCTGATCCTGATAGTCAGATTTTCTTGATACTTGAGCGCGTTCTACAATATGTACTTCTGACTGATTAGGTCCCGAATTGACTTTCGGATCTTCGACAGATCTACGTCTTCTTGCAGGCACGCAGGGTGCAACATCTTCAGACTGATGGGTCGACTGAACAGTAGCAGGGGAATACTCTGGAAGATCTCGAAATTCTTCTTCCACAGATGGCATAACAGGTTGTGTTCGGACGATATTCGGATAAACGACAGGTGCTGTACGTTGAACCTCATTATCTTCTGGCAGAATGTCCCTTTGAATTTGTTCTTGATGAATATGACGAGTCGCGATAGAAGAAGGCTGAGGCTGATGAACGTCACGAGTTTGTGGCAAGGTGGGCTGAGTTTGATGCCATCCTTGAGGCTGCACTCTAATGGCTTCATTTTGATTCGCAGTAGAACCAACTGCTTGCAAATTATGCGGTGCATTCGTTGTCGAAGGTTGTTGCATTTGATGCCAACCATGAGGGCCTGCCATATGGCCCTGATTCTCTGCATGGTCGCTTCGATGAGGAAATGGCATCGGCTGCGCTTGATTCCCCGTTCCAGGAGCAAAATGGACTGTTGGTTGTTGGGGGCGATTATGACGGGTAGGTTGTCCTGGAATAGGTTGTGCTTGATGCCAACCCATAGGAGTACCATATTGATCACTCTGTATAGAATAAAAGCTTTGCGATCCTACACCCGAATACTCCTCAGGATTAACACTACCATAGACTTCTCGGAAATCATCCTGATCTGGTGATGATTGACCCTGCGGTGAGGACCTCGGTGTTATTCGTAGATTTTGCGATTGAAAATGCTGCGGATCAGATGGATTAATATGAATGGCTGATTGCGGACCATATGGGTGATTTCGTTCAGCTTGAATCAAGTCAGTCGAGTATGGCTCTTGAGCACTTCTTCTAGTTCTTATATGTCCTTGTTGAGTGGAATGTGTTGGATGGCCTACTTGGGGTGTTGTTCCTGAGGGACGGTCACTTTGATGAAAGCGTTCACTTGGAATATTGGCATATTCAACCTCTGAGGTGATACCCCTTTTTGCAGGCTTTTGTTGTTTGAAGTTATCATCATGATAATTTTCATCTGTTCCGTGCCTGTTAATCGGTGGCGCCCGATttccactttgttgtggtaagCCCGATGGAGGCACACGTTTTAAATTACCACCTCCTGAAGAATCTGAATCAATTGGGCCTGGCGATGAACGCTGCCTACCAAAAAGAGTTGGTGCGACTTCTTCAAGTGGACCATGCGAGAAAAACTCATCTAAATGGGGCGAGAATAGACCTCGGGATGATGAagtcgatgaggatgatcgacGCGAATGCGATGGTGAATGATGTGGAGGCGTTGGAAGCCTAACAATCTGCGGGGCAGGAGCTTTGGACATGTCAACGGGAACTGGAGGGGGACTCTGTTTCGGACGATTGGCTGGTTTTACAATTTGAGTTGGCTGAGACCCTCTAGGCAGTTGCGTTGGCAAGCTTGACTGAGAAGACTCCGCATGCCCTCCATCTGAAGGTGCACTTCTTTCCTGAATGTTGCTTTGTGAATCTCTTGGTTGAGAAGTTTGCTTAAACGTCCCTGAACTCCCAGGTTTATCCTGACCATCAGAAGAGTGTCCAGACCGTTGTCCCTGTTCTTTATCAGACAGATCTCCCGGAGGCAAAGGTGCTGGACGATGAGGACTCAACGGCGTCTGTTTACCACCTTTCTTCACAACTTTAGCATAAACAATTTTATCCTTATCAGGGccctggtgagacgtttctttAGAAGCAACATCTAACCTAGCTCTTCCATCATCATCCACCTCCCGTATTTCAGCATATACCGGTTCTGGATGCACATCAGCTCGCGCTGCTATCGTACAAGCTGCCACCGATTCGTCCGTCAATGTATTAGTTACCGTCTCAGCTGCCGTCGTTTCGCCCTCTAATTTCGCTCGTGCTTTTCCCAAAAGATCTTGCACAGCTACAGTAAAATCTTCACTCAAATCCGATGCATACGATTTGTAACTTTCGTCGTGCCCTACTTTCTCATTGCCAGTTTGaagatttttaagaaaattccTTGGAGAAAAGGGCTTTCTTTGTGAGCTCCTTTCTGGTCTAGGCGACTGTACTTTTCGGCTAAAATCAAAACCGTCATCTGAATGATGAGTTGGTTTCGCAACTTCAGATACATCTTCCCCAGCAATTGGCGTTATCGAACGCCTATTCAAAGTATCGTCCGAGGCATAATCAAAATTCAAACGCCTACTTTGCAATACCAACGTATCGTTGGTTTGTGTTGCAACCGTTTCCACCATTTTTGGAGGTTCCTTTGCCTCTTTATTGGAACTTTTTCGGTCGTCTTTCCCATCTTTCTTTTTCGAAAAACCAAGTGATTCGAGAAAGCTTTTCGTATGTTTCAAAGCTCTCTTTTGAAAGCTTTTACCAGCAGGCGTACTGGCAGGCTCCTTAGCTGTTGTAGATTCCTTCTCTGTTACAGAATCCTTGACTGTTGTTGCAACAGTCACACTTTCTGCAGCAGATATTGATTCCTTAGGCTTCACCGAAATGGGATTTACAATGGGGTTGCTTTCTACAGGAATAGGAGATGACAGTTTAGGGTAAAGAGCACTATCCTTGGGTTCGGAAGAGATCACTGTTAATTCTTCCTCTCCCGAAGGGCTCACCTCTCTCACAGTAGCCATTTTCGGTGTTTGATTCTGACGCTGCGGCTTCGAAGGCGGCTGCGGCAAATTCTTAACTTTTTCCCGAAGAATGTTTTTCGGAGTCATTTCATTTCTGGGAATATCCGGCTTCACCGGTGTGCTCTTCAATTCCATGTTCTCAGCGAAATTGTGCGAATTCTCATTTTCCGATGTTTTTTGTCCACTATCCACTGTGTCGATCTGAAGCCTTGGTGGAGGTTGCCAACCAACTTGTTGAGGTTCTGCCACGGGATGTTGAGACACAAATTTCTGATTTGCTGTTTCATTACTTAGCATATTGTAAACAGCTGGAGGCACCCAACCAACTTGCTCAGGGTTAGGTATTTCGCCGGCAGGGACAACATTTACCTCCGCAAATTCAATGTTTTTAGGATGAGTAGCAGATTCAATGTTAAGCTTATTCAATGAATCATTGACAATAACGGGTCCAGTCGGAACACTTGGAAGCATACGGAGCAGTTCATTAATGTCCGTGGTATCCGGTGACACTATTTCACTGTAAGGTGGGCAAGTAGGCATGAACTCCTGTCGAGAGCTCGGACCAGTTTCAAAGCTTTCCTCTGCTATATTCGAAGAAGCAACAGCAGGTCTAGAATATCCTCCTTCTGAAGTAGGAGGGCTTGTTCCAGCTCCATTTGAATCAACTTTCCCACTCAATTTGTCAAATGTTACTTTTGTCACTTTCGGCTTTTGATTCATAACACTATTCAAGGAATCATCTGAAACCTTTTTGGAATTATCCTTTCCATTGAATGAATCGTCTGTTTCTTGCGGCAAACGAAAACTGGCTGGCATCGTTGGTTGGTCTCCTATCGACATTGCGCTGATATCTGAAGAGCTGCAATCAGGTGAACTTGAGAAATTTCTTGGCGGCTTTCGAGGCGGACCAATAATTGGCCTATAAGACACATCTGGCCCAACACGTTTCATAAGTAAACGACCGCCTTTTAACTTATTTGACCTTGGTCTGGCTTTAATGAGATCAGTCCGTATACCATCGTCTTCTGATTGACTTGGGACGTTCGTTGCACGTGATtgcatttctttattttttagagCAGTTGTGTTTGTACTGGCATCTTTCCCCTCCGTTTTGTTAGATAATTTCTCTGGAACTTGCCCTCCATTGCCGTCGATAAGATTTTCGACATTGATTATCTTTTCACTAGTACTAGTTTCTGCATTTCTGCTTCCATCGCCGGACCTGCCAGCACTTTTACTACGAACTGAAAAACATGATAACACTTAGTATTGAAATTATGATGACTGC is a window encoding:
- the LOC119660090 gene encoding uncharacterized protein LOC119660090 isoform X2, translating into MRDTVKFDPSIPDRQVTGESSTSQHTCSSASQTEYLDVQSLSSASSYMALPSLKHGKKHIPLSALGPPGPSSRRTGCSHSHCRCEEESIMQNMCNKRNERLSKPCKDGFCYCFTSDSEDFRKDPGTSAGHHRCKALRKEYAYHLPTESDCSEIVSSDQYFADKQKEKKKKRVSLPPEILESGTINRQNGSAGCGHKDGKCSNDNCRRRPFLATNKFQEFHCSDSDAPLIHIVQEVQRNVVVSEIRINRSKLKKSKVRSKSAGRSGDGSRNAETSTSEKIINVENLIDGNGGQVPEKLSNKTEGKDASTNTTALKNKEMQSRATNVPSQSEDDGIRTDLIKARPRSNKLKGGRLLMKRVGPDVSYRPIIGPPRKPPRNFSSSPDCSSSDISAMSIGDQPTMPASFRLPQETDDSFNGKDNSKKVSDDSLNSVMNQKPKVTKVTFDKLSGKVDSNGAGTSPPTSEGGYSRPAVASSNIAEESFETGPSSRQEFMPTCPPYSEIVSPDTTDINELLRMLPSVPTGPVIVNDSLNKLNIESATHPKNIEFAEVNVVPAGEIPNPEQVGWVPPAVYNMLSNETANQKFVSQHPVAEPQQVGWQPPPRLQIDTVDSGQKTSENENSHNFAENMELKSTPVKPDIPRNEMTPKNILREKVKNLPQPPSKPQRQNQTPKMATVREVSPSGEEELTVISSEPKDSALYPKLSSPIPVESNPIVNPISVKPKESISAAESVTVATTVKDSVTEKESTTAKEPASTPAGKSFQKRALKHTKSFLESLGFSKKKDGKDDRKSSNKEAKEPPKMVETVATQTNDTLVLQSRRLNFDYASDDTLNRRSITPIAGEDVSEVAKPTHHSDDGFDFSRKVQSPRPERSSQRKPFSPRNFLKNLQTGNEKVGHDESYKSYASDLSEDFTVAVQDLLGKARAKLEGETTAAETVTNTLTDESVAACTIAARADVHPEPVYAEIREVDDDGRARLDVASKETSHQGPDKDKIVYAKVVKKGGKQTPLSPHRPAPLPPGDLSDKEQGQRSGHSSDGQDKPGSSGTFKQTSQPRDSQSNIQERSAPSDGGHAESSQSSLPTQLPRGSQPTQIVKPANRPKQSPPPVPVDMSKAPAPQIVRLPTPPHHSPSHSRRSSSSTSSSRGLFSPHLDEFFSHGPLEEVAPTLFGRQRSSPGPIDSDSSGGGNLKRVPPSGLPQQSGNRAPPINRHGTDENYHDDNFKQQKPAKRGITSEVEYANIPSERFHQSDRPSGTTPQVGHPTHSTQQGHIRTRRSAQEPYSTDLIQAERNHPYGPQSAIHINPSDPQHFQSQNLRITPRSSPQGQSSPDQDDFREVYGSVNPEEYSGVGSQSFYSIQSDQYGTPMGWHQAQPIPGQPTRHNRPQQPTVHFAPGTGNQAQPMPFPHRSDHAENQGHMAGPHGWHQMQQPSTTNAPHNLQAVGSTANQNEAIRVQPQGWHQTQPTLPQTRDVHQPQPSSIATRHIHQEQIQRDILPEDNEVQRTAPVVYPNIVRTQPVMPSVEEEFRDLPEYSPATVQSTHQSEDVAPCVPARRRRSVEDPKVNSGPNQSEVHIVERAQVSRKSDYQDQQQSEDSLHNKKRNIRSTNDHPITSERQNVPMTPHSSIRPQEVDYVAMLPSPPQNISMGNPPVVEYGWPASGATVTYPASSATNIPSTSFITTAGVSQPTFSATDATPSTSYTTVADAIPSTSFATATLQANSEQFIETERPLTSSTPQPPATVEPIPSTSFNNSHEKDSPPRARVLSKSDLSQTSDIFLENLHHKNVNVTQYSDRSDDEKRSNLDSPRAVAQFFYYDSSTGNGESSNSSFCRDPLGSRRQTSDGEYEDPCCGENCPHLKPVGYDTVDFENESPETGSFKSCRSCQDKDENMNNSTSKDLNLAENAKPANRYASLRHRLRASFRKGRNYFKKKRLSLVHDRSTKSDNDTRSRKEDSFSQERKGESDFEVDYISAMELLNETAKDASVKRQLEQTVSICRKFPEFEMSPEMVEAERLLLYSSLKEKSTHFSNESLSSYRSTPKDFISGSVCVTSFEIPIKPDIHHDEFFNYFYIGVFTRGQDIRSTQSAENVDNAVFFSNCNMLFENLSADFQITVDLYVLRLRKLSSPPTQNDNTPVTIRKSSLSDSQEEVVSRFRMHGNFNISALNLAPFEVESDQDNVTRNEEFYLVSNNIFTLPINLFPRNINLTNEVWLTASATYCFKNFEISGFLNVGEVNGKLDWNKRWCQIDALTLYFWNYPQDCTEVSPILKLDLTKCVSNPIRSANREICPKPRSFQLEFQKSGNESNIDRSSQIFLFSAESQEEYNYWVRNLNDVLEFMRTWKVQVQ